The following are from one region of the Prochlorococcus marinus str. SB genome:
- a CDS encoding 4a-hydroxytetrahydrobiopterin dehydratase, with protein MWNERESPLRIEKRFEFEQYSKISKFMEKIEKLCKEKDIYPNISFGKNFVSLSIFLDNKEISEREKDFSKDIDKFYLED; from the coding sequence ATGTGGAATGAAAGAGAATCACCTTTGAGGATTGAAAAAAGATTTGAATTTGAGCAATACTCAAAAATTAGTAAATTTATGGAGAAAATTGAGAAATTATGCAAAGAAAAGGATATTTATCCTAATATCAGCTTCGGTAAGAATTTTGTAAGTCTTTCAATATTTTTAGATAATAAAGAAATATCAGAGAGGGAAAAAGACTTTTCAAAGGATATTGATAAGTTTTATTTAGAAGATTAG